The genomic interval TGGAAAAGATCCGCCTGACCGGCGGCGAGCCGCTGCTGCGCAAGCACCTCGAGCGCCTGGTGGCGATGCTGCGCGCCATCCCGACACCGTCCGGCCGCCCGCTCGACCTGACCCTGACCACCAATGGCTCGCTGCTGGCGCGCAAGGCGCGCAGCCTGCGCGATGCCGGGCTGGACCGCGTCACGGTCTCGCTCGACGCCCTCGACGACAGCGTGTTCCGGCGCATGAACGACGTCGATTTCTCGGTGGCCGACGTGCTTGCCGGGATCGAGGCCGCGCATGCCGCCGGCCTCGGCCCGATCAAGGTCAACATGGTCGTCAAGCGCGGCAGCAACGACGACCAGATCCTGCCGATGGCGCGCCACTTCAAGGGCTCGCCCGTCATCCTGCGCTTCATCGAATACATGGACGTGGGCGCCTCGAACGGCTGGAACATGGAGGAAGTCATGCCATCGAGCGAGGTGGTGCGCCGCATCGGCGCCGAACTGCCCCTGCTGCCGCTTGCTGCCAACTATGCCGGCGAAACGGCATCGCGCTGGCGCTATGCCGATGGCAGCGGGGAAATCGGCGTCATCTCCAGCGTCACCGGGGCCTTCTGCGGCGACTGCAGCCGCATGCGCCTGTCGACCGAAGGCAAACTGTACACCTGCCTGTT from Massilia sp. Se16.2.3 carries:
- the moaA gene encoding GTP 3',8-cyclase MoaA, with product MAEKIFMLNDLRHPALAVPATPVAPGGTLVDALARPLHDLRISVTDRCNFRCVYCMPKEVFGKDYPYLPHAELLSFEEIARVAGLFVAHGVEKIRLTGGEPLLRKHLERLVAMLRAIPTPSGRPLDLTLTTNGSLLARKARSLRDAGLDRVTVSLDALDDSVFRRMNDVDFSVADVLAGIEAAHAAGLGPIKVNMVVKRGSNDDQILPMARHFKGSPVILRFIEYMDVGASNGWNMEEVMPSSEVVRRIGAELPLLPLAANYAGETASRWRYADGSGEIGVISSVTGAFCGDCSRMRLSTEGKLYTCLFATRGHDLRALLRSGADDLAIGGAIAQLWRGRTDRYSETRGIEPAGTKAGAKKVEMSYIGG